From Corvus moneduloides isolate bCorMon1 chromosome 4, bCorMon1.pri, whole genome shotgun sequence, one genomic window encodes:
- the WBP11 gene encoding WW domain-binding protein 11 has protein sequence MGRRSTSSTKSGKFMNPTDQARKEARKRELKKNKKQRMMVRAAVLKMKDPKQIIRDMEKLDEMEFNPVQQPQLNEKVLKDKRKKLRETFERILRLYEKENPDIYKELRKLEVEYEQKRAQLSQYFDAVKNAQHVEVESIPLPDMPHAPSNILIQDIPLPGAQPPSILKKTSAYGPPVRSISVLPSLGLGVPRLPPGRKPPGPPPGPPPPQVLQMYGRKVGFTLDVAPRRREEEISYSSEAGQRGHDDDMSSTSEDEGYPEDMDQDKHDESSDDSDSDRSDADSEGEDFLHRDNDKEREGGEEKKSGHSVRFADMPGKSRKKKKNMKELTPLQAMMLRMAGQEIPEEGREVEEYSEEEEEEEEDSESEETSQQQQQQQISEEALAETGSSTTTSQAQQQQQTAQAVPPAQIQAPPMPGPPPLGPPPAPPLRPPGPPTGLPPGPPPGAPPFLRPPGLPGLRGPLPRLLPPGPPPGRPPGPPPGPPPGLPPGPPPRGPPPRLPPPAPPGIPPPRPGMLRPPLVPPLGPAPPGLFPPAPIPNPGVLSAPPSLIQRPKADDTSAATIEKKATATISAKPQITNPKAEITRFVPTALRVRRENKGASAASQRKQDDEPALPLTKAAPKAGSSAPISVQTKDDVYEAFMKEMEGLL, from the exons AGTTTAACCCAgtacagcagccacagcttaaTGAAAAAGTGCTGAAGGATAAACGCAAAAAGCTCCGTGAGACTTTTGAACGTATCTTGCGGCTCTATGAGAAGGAGAATCCAGACATCTATAAAGAACTGCGCAAGCTGGAGGTGGAGTACGAGCAGAAGAGAGCACAACTCAGCCAGTATTTTGATGCTGTCAAG AATGCTCAGCATGTTGAAGTGGAAAGTATCCCCTTACCAGATATGCCTCATGCTCCATCCAACATCCTCATACAGGACATTCCCCTCCCAGGGGCCCAGCCACCTTCTATCCTCAAGAAGACGTCAGCCTATGG ACCACCAGTTCGGTCCATTTCTGTACTTCCTTCTCTGGGGCTTGGTGTTCCACGTTTACCTCCAGGGAGGAAGCCCCCTGGACCTCCACCAGGGCCACCCCCGCCTCAAGTCCTACAGATGTATGGCCGTAAAGTGGGTTTCACCTTGGATGTGGCTCCTCGAAGGCGAGAGGAGGAGATTTCTTACAGTTCAGAAGCAG GACAGCGAGGCCATGATGATGACATGTCCAGCACTAGTGAAGATGAAGGTTATCCTGAGGATATGGATCAAGATAAGCACGATGAGAGCAGCGATGACAGTGACAGCGATAGGTCAGATGCAGACAGTGAAGGCGAGGACTTCCTGCATCGTGATAACGACAAGGAGAGGGAAGGTGGCgaagaaaagaaatcag GTCACAGTGTCCGGTTTGCAGACATGCCTGGGAAGTCacgaaaaaagaaaaagaacatgaaagaaCTGACTCCACTCCAGGCCATGATGTTACGAATGGCAG GTCAGGAAATTCcagaagaagggagagaagtGGAGGAATATtcagaagaagaggaggaggaggaagaggactCAGAGTCTGAGGAGACatcacagcaacagcagcagcaacaaatcAGTGAGGAAGCTCTTGCAGAGACTGGGTCATCTACTACGacttcccaggcacagcagcagcagcagactgcACAGGCTGTTCCTCCAGCTCAGATACAGGCGCCTCCCATGCCTGGGCCTCCTCCACTGGGACCgcctccagcccctccactGAGGCCCCCCGGCCCACCCACCGGCCttcctcctggccctccacCAG GAGCTCCTCCATTTCTGAGACCTCCTGGGTTACCAGGGTTACGTGGGCCTTTGCCTCGACTGCTGCCACCGGGTCCTCCCCCTGGGCGACCACCTGGTCCTCCCCCAGGCCCCCCACCAGGTCTGCCGCCGGGTCCTCCTCCACGTGGTCCTCCTCCTCGTctgccccctcctgccccaccag GTATCCCTCCTCCTCGCCCAGGCATGTTACGGCCACCTCTGGTGCCTCCCTTAGGACCTGCCCCACCTGGGCTCTTTCCACCAGCTCCCATTCCAAATCCTGGGGTACTGAGCGCCCCTCCCAGCTTGATTCAGCGGCCCAAGGCGGATGACACCAGTGCGGCCACCATCGAGAAGAAAGCCACGGCCACCATCAGTGCCAAGCCGCAGATCACCAACCCCAAGGCAGAGATCACGCGCTTCGTGCCCACTGCCTTGCGAGTGCGCCGCGAGAATAAAGGGgcttctgctgcctcccagAGGAAACAAGATGATGAGCCTGCCCTCCCGTTAACCAAAGCTGCCCCTAAGGCTGGATCATCTGCCCCTATCTCTGTACAGACAAAGGATGACGTGTATGAAGCCTTCATGAAAGAAATGGAAGGTCTCCTGTGA